Part of the Pseudomonas abietaniphila genome is shown below.
ATCTTCAGGACTGCTTCGATTTCGTCGAGCAATTCGATCGGGTCACGAATGTCGCGGTCCAGCTTGTTGATGAAGCTGACGATCGGCGTGTCACGCAGACGGCAGACGTCCATCAGCGCAATGGTCCGCGGCTCTACGCCCTTACCGCCGTCGAGCACCATCAGTGCCGAGTCCACCGCAGTCAGGGTGCGATAGGTGTCTTCGGAGAAGTCTTCGTGGCCCGGGGTGTCGAGCAGGTTGATCATGTGTTCACGATACGGGAACTGCATGACCGACGTGGTGATGGAAATACCACGCTGCTTTTCCATCTCCATCCAGTCGGAGGTGGCATGGCGGTCGGATTTGCGCGACTTCACCGTACCGGCGACGGCAATGGCCTTGCCCATCAGCAACAGCTTTTCGGTGATGGTCGTCTTACCCGCATCCGGGTGGGAAATGATGGCGAAAGTGCGGCGTTTCGCGACTTCGGCGGCCTGTCTGGTCATGGGAAATCGCCCGAGAGGTGATTCAAAAAAGGGCCGGGATTATAGCCTAAACAACGGCAATAACCGAACCGTTCAGTCGATAAAGGGTGGCTAAATAGTGTCCACCGTGGGAACCTTTCAGACCACGGAGACGTCCATTCCCCCGTAACGACACGTTGCAGGGGCTGCAAAATCAGCAAGTTAGCTTGACGAAGCTGCGCTCATGGCTTGTGTTTTCGCCGAGGTTCAACCCTTTCCGGCGACCCCACCCGCTGCTCTTCGCGAACGCTCGCACGCTGCCTGAAAAGGCCAGTTACGCGCGATGCGTTCGCCGACTGAAATAAGGAGTCCGCCCGTGGCTAATCGCTATGGCAAGGGGCTATTGGGAGGTGTGATTGTCATTGCACTCCTGGCCCTGCTGGTCCAATGGATCGGCATCAGTACCATCAGGCAGTATCAGGACGATCTGCTTTTTTATCTGCAAGCTCACGTGATGCTCGTGCTGGCATCGATGCTGGCGGCACTGGTGGTCGGAATCCCGACCGGCATTGTTCTGAGCCGACCGAACATGGTTGGCCGCGCCGAACGCTTCATGCAGATCTTCAACATCGGTAACACCGTTCCTCCTCTTGCGGTTCTGGCCATTGCTCTGGGTGTCCTGGGTATTGGCAGCGGACCTGCCATCTTCGCTTTGTTCCTCGCCTCGCTGTTGCCCATCGTGCGCAACACGTACGAAGGCCTGAAAAACGTTCAGGGTTCCCTTAAAGAAGCCGCCACCGGCATTGGCATGACACCGCGTCAGGTGCTGTGGCGCGTCGAGCTGCCCAATGCCGTGCCGATCATCATCGGCGGCGTGCGGGTCGCGCTGGCGATCAACGTCGGCACCGCGCCGCTCGCCTTCCTGATCGGCGCCAATAGCCTTGGCAGCCTGATCTTCCCCGGTATCGCCCTGAACAATCAGCCGCAACTCGTCCTGGGCGCCGCGTGTACCGCGTTGCTCGCCCTGTTGCTCGACGGCGCCGTGACATTGGCGAGTCGTCTCTGGCTTGAACGTGGCCTGGCTCGTTAAGCAGCCCGCTCAGTGAAAGGAATTTGAATGAAGAAGTTATGCACATTAATAGTGGGCGCTGGCCTGCTGTTGGCAGGATTCGTCCAAGCGGCCGAAATGCCTGTCTTGCGCATTGGCGCGCGGGTCTTCACCGAGCAGACCATCCTCGCCGAGCTGACTGCGCAATACCTGCGGGACAAGGGGTATCAGGTCCAGATCACCGGCGGCCTGGGCAGTAACCTGGCGCGCAGTGCGCAGGAAGGCGGCCAGCTCGACATGCTCTGGGAATACACCGGGGTTTCGCTCGTGGCTTACAACCACGTCGACGAAAAACTCGACAGCGAACAGACCTATCAAAGGGTGAAAGAGCTCGACGCGAAGAAAGGCCTGGTCTGGCTCTCGCCCTCGAAGTTCAACAACACCTACGCGCTGGCGCTGCCCGACAAAATCGCTCGACAGTACCCGCAGATCAACAATGTCTCCGAACTGACGACGGTGCTCAAGGATGAGGCCAAGAAGGGGCACATCGTTGCCCTCGACACCGAGTTCGCCAACCGCTCCGACGGGCTGGTGGGCATGGTCAAGCACTACGATATGAACCTGAGCCGTGAAAACACGCGTCAGATGGACGCCGGTCTCGTGTACACCGCGCTGCGCAACGGTCAGGTGTTCGCCGGGCTCGTCTACACCACCGACGGTCGCCTGAACGCCTTCAAACTCAAGGTGCTGGACGACGACAAACACTACTTCCCGGACTACACCGCAGCGCCGGTGATCCGCAAGGAATACCTGGACAAGCACCCGCAACTGGCCGAGCAACTCAAGCCGCTGGCGGCCTTGCTGGATAACCAGACGATGATCGATCTGAACGCGCGCGTGGACGTTGATCACGAAAGTCCTACTGTCGTGGCGGCTGACTTCCTGCGCACGCACCCGATCAACCCGTCCGCCGAGAGCGTGCCGATCAAACAGACGCCCGTAGAGCAGCAGGAGAAGAAACTATGAGCTTCCTGAGCGCTTTCTCTCATCTGGACTGGAATCAGGTCTTTCATCTGACCGTGCAACACATCACCCTCGTCGGCATCGCAGTCACCCTGGCCATTGTGGTCGGCGTGCCGCTGGGCGTGCTGATGACCCGCTTCCCGACCCTCGCCGGCCCGTTGCAGGCCAGCGCCACGGTGCTGCTGACCATCCCGTCGATTGCCTTGTTTGGCCTGCTGCTGCCGTTCTACTCCAAGTTCGGTCAGGGCCTGGGGCCGATGCCGGCGATCACGGCGGTGTTCCTTTATTCACTGCTGCCGATCATGCGCAACACCTACCTGGCGCTGACCGGCGTCGAGCCGGGCATTCGCGAAGCCGCGAAGGGCATCGGCATGACCTTCGGCCAGCGCCTGCGCATGGTCGAACTGCCGATTGCCGTGCCCGTGATTCTCGCCGGTGTCCGCACCGCCGTGGTCATGAACATCGGCGTCATGACCATCGCCGCCACCATCGGTGCCGGTGGCCTTGGCGTACTCATCCTCGCTTCCATCAGCCGCAGCGACATGTCGATGCTCATTGTCGGCGCCGTGCTGGTCAGTGTTCTGGCCATCTTCGCTGACCTGCTTCTGCAATGGCTGCAACGCTCGCTGACTCCAAAAGGATTGCTCAAATGACTGTCAAAACCATGATCGAACTTCAAAACCTCTCCAAAACCTTCCAGAGCAACGGCAAGGAAGTGAAGGCTGTCGATTCCGTGAGCCTGACCGTCAACGAAGGCGAGATCTGCGTGTTCCTCGGCCCGTCGGGCTGCGGCAAGAGTACGACGCTGAAAATGATCAACCGCCTCATCATGCCAACCTCCGGCAAGGTGCTGATCAACGGCGAAGACACCACTCAGCTCGATGAAGTGACGTTGCGCCGCAACATCGGTTACGTGATCCAGCAGATCGGTCTGTTCCCCAACATGACCATCGAAGAAAACATCGTGGTCGTGCCCAAGCTGCTGGGCTGGGACAAGCAGAAGTGCCACGACCGCGCCCGTGAATTGATGAGCATGATCAAGCTCGAACCCAAGCAGTACCTGCATCGCTATCCGCGTGAACTGTCGGGTGGTCAGCAACAGCGGATCGGCGTGATCCGTGCGCTGGCGGCCGACGCGCCGTTGCTGCTGATGGACGAGCCGTTCGGTGCCGTCGACCCGATCAACCGCGAGATGATCCAGAACGAGTTTTTCGAGATGCAGCGCGCGCTGAACAAGACCGTGATCATGGTCAGCCACGACATCGACGAGGCGATCAAGCTGGGCGACAAGATCGCGATCTTCCGCGCGGGCAAACTGCTGCAGATCGATCACCCGGACACCTTGCTGGCGCATCCTGCGGACGACTTCGTCAGCAGCTTCGTCGGTCAGGACAGTACCCTCAAGCGCCTGCTGCTGGTCAAGGCCGAAGATGCGGCGGACAACGCACCGTCCGTCAGCCCGGAAACCCCGGTCGCCGATGCGCTGGAGATCATGGACGAACAGGACCGCCGCTACGTGGTGGTCACCGACGGCAATAACAAGGCCATGGGTTATGTACGCCGCCGCGACCTGCACCGCCAGAGCGGTACGTGCGAACAATACCTGCGCCCGTTCAACGCCACCGCCGCCTACGACGAACACCTGCGCATCCTGCTGTCGCGCATGTACGAGTTCAACCGTTCATGGCTGCCGGTGCTGGACGCCGAGAACGTGTTCCTGGGTGAAGTGACGCAAGAGTCGATTGCGGCCTACCTGAGTTCGGGGCAGTCACGGGGCAAGAAGACCAGCATCGTTTCGCCGGCAGAAGTGGCGGAGCAGGTGGCATCGGTTTGAACTGACGGAAGAAAGCGGGCCCTGTGGGAGTGAGCTTGCTCACGAAGGCTGGTTGTCAGACCTATACATCTGATTCGGATGTACTGGCCTCTTCGTGAGCAAGCTCACTCCCACAGAAATGTGCGTCTCTGATAGAACGCCTATCCTGATCCACGGGAACATCGTCCTGTCACATCGGTCGGTTAATACAGGGTGATGAAACAGACGCGAATGCCCGTCTGGCAAAAACGGGCAGAAAAGCGACATTTTTTGTTGATCTTGAACCCCTCAGGTCCTAAAGTTCGCGCCGAACGTCCATGCTGGAAACGATCCATCCGGCTCAAGTACTGACGACGAGACAGCAAGGCCAAGGGAACCCGCGTCCCATGGCCTTTTTGCTTTCGGCGACATGCCTTGGGAAGTAGGCGAACCAAAGTGGGGATACGGAGGACGTTCAAGAGGGCAAGGCCCTCACACCCATTGTTTTTTACCGTTTGCCAACAGGAGTCCCCCGCATGTCGATTCAGGTCGAAGACTATTTCGAGAAAAGCACCTTCGAAAAAATGAAGGCGTTTGCCGACAAGCAAGAAACCCCGTTCGTGCTCATCGACACCGCAATGATCAGCCAGGCCTATGACGACCTGCGCGCCGGTTTCGAATTCGCCAAGGTTTACTACGCGGTCAAGGCCAACCCGGCCGTCGAAATCATCGACCTTCTGAAAGAGAAAGGTTCGAGCTTCGACATCGCCTCGATCTACGAGCTGGACAAGGTGATGGGCCGTGGCGTTGGCCCGGATCGCATCAGCTACGGCAACACCATCAAGAAGTCCAAGGACATTCGCTACTTCTACGAGAAGGGCGTTCGCCTGTACGCGACCGACTCCGAAGCCGACCTGCGTAACATCGCCAAGGCCGCCCCGGGCTCGAAAGTCTACGTGCGTATCCTCACCGAAGGCTCGACGACGGCTGACTGGCCTTTGTCGCGCAAATTCGGTTGCCAGACCGACATGGCCATGGACCTGCTGATCCTGGCCCGTGACCTGGGTCTGGTGCCTTACGGCATCTCGTTCCACGTCGGTTCGCAACAGCGCGATATCAGCGTGTGGGACGCCGCGATTGCCAAAGTGAAGGTGATCTTTGAGCGTCTGAAAGAAGAAGACGGCATCGAACTCAAGCTGATCAACATGGGTGGCGGCTTCCCGGCCAACTACATCACCCGTACCAACAGCCTGGAAACCTACGCTGAAGAAATCATCCGCTTCCTGAAAGAAGACTTCGGTGATGACCTGCCGGAAATCATTCTGGAGCCGGGCCGTTCGTTGATCGCCAACGCCGGTATTCTGGTCAGCGAAGTGGTGCTGGTTGCGCGCAAATCGCGTACTGCGGTCGAGCGTTGGGTGTACACCGACGTGGGCAAGTTCTCCGGCCTGATCGAAACCATGGACGAAGCCATCAAGTTCCCGATCTGGACCGAGAAGAAAGGCGAAGTTGAAGAGGTCGTGATCGCCGGTCCAACCTGCGACAGCGCCGACATCATGTACGAGAACTACAAGTACGGCCTGCCGCTGAACCTGGCCATCGGCGACCGCCTGTACTGGCTGTCCACCGGTGCGTACACCACCAGCTACAGCGCCGTAGAGTTCAACGGCTTTCCGCCGCTGAAGTCCTTCTACATCTAAGCGTGATGCCGTGACGCAAAGAGCCCGCGAGTGATCGCGGGCTTTTTTGTGTCTGGAATATCACTGCCTCGCCGTTTGTTCAGCCTCGTTCAGAGACGGAATGGCAAGTTCAACCATCAGCTGGAAATCGGCACTGGAGACGGTGGACTGAAGCGTCCTGAACTCAGTCAAGGCAACGCTCTGCGCGTTTACCAAACGATTGAAACCCTCGCTCAGTTGCTCGGTGGTTTGAATCAGCGTCTGCTGCTGTTGGCCCATCTGGTTGATCTCTTCGTTGACG
Proteins encoded:
- a CDS encoding ABC transporter permease: MANRYGKGLLGGVIVIALLALLVQWIGISTIRQYQDDLLFYLQAHVMLVLASMLAALVVGIPTGIVLSRPNMVGRAERFMQIFNIGNTVPPLAVLAIALGVLGIGSGPAIFALFLASLLPIVRNTYEGLKNVQGSLKEAATGIGMTPRQVLWRVELPNAVPIIIGGVRVALAINVGTAPLAFLIGANSLGSLIFPGIALNNQPQLVLGAACTALLALLLDGAVTLASRLWLERGLAR
- a CDS encoding glycine betaine ABC transporter substrate-binding protein; translated protein: MKKLCTLIVGAGLLLAGFVQAAEMPVLRIGARVFTEQTILAELTAQYLRDKGYQVQITGGLGSNLARSAQEGGQLDMLWEYTGVSLVAYNHVDEKLDSEQTYQRVKELDAKKGLVWLSPSKFNNTYALALPDKIARQYPQINNVSELTTVLKDEAKKGHIVALDTEFANRSDGLVGMVKHYDMNLSRENTRQMDAGLVYTALRNGQVFAGLVYTTDGRLNAFKLKVLDDDKHYFPDYTAAPVIRKEYLDKHPQLAEQLKPLAALLDNQTMIDLNARVDVDHESPTVVAADFLRTHPINPSAESVPIKQTPVEQQEKKL
- a CDS encoding ABC transporter permease, which translates into the protein MSFLSAFSHLDWNQVFHLTVQHITLVGIAVTLAIVVGVPLGVLMTRFPTLAGPLQASATVLLTIPSIALFGLLLPFYSKFGQGLGPMPAITAVFLYSLLPIMRNTYLALTGVEPGIREAAKGIGMTFGQRLRMVELPIAVPVILAGVRTAVVMNIGVMTIAATIGAGGLGVLILASISRSDMSMLIVGAVLVSVLAIFADLLLQWLQRSLTPKGLLK
- a CDS encoding osmoprotectant ABC transporter ATP-binding protein OsmV (Members of the family are the ATP-binding subunit of ABC transporters for substrates such as betaine, L-proline or other amino acids, choline, carnitine, etc. The substrate specificity is best determined from the substrate-binding subunit, rather than this subunit, as it interacts with the permease subunit and not with substrate directly.) encodes the protein MIELQNLSKTFQSNGKEVKAVDSVSLTVNEGEICVFLGPSGCGKSTTLKMINRLIMPTSGKVLINGEDTTQLDEVTLRRNIGYVIQQIGLFPNMTIEENIVVVPKLLGWDKQKCHDRARELMSMIKLEPKQYLHRYPRELSGGQQQRIGVIRALAADAPLLLMDEPFGAVDPINREMIQNEFFEMQRALNKTVIMVSHDIDEAIKLGDKIAIFRAGKLLQIDHPDTLLAHPADDFVSSFVGQDSTLKRLLLVKAEDAADNAPSVSPETPVADALEIMDEQDRRYVVVTDGNNKAMGYVRRRDLHRQSGTCEQYLRPFNATAAYDEHLRILLSRMYEFNRSWLPVLDAENVFLGEVTQESIAAYLSSGQSRGKKTSIVSPAEVAEQVASV
- a CDS encoding type III PLP-dependent enzyme, whose product is MSIQVEDYFEKSTFEKMKAFADKQETPFVLIDTAMISQAYDDLRAGFEFAKVYYAVKANPAVEIIDLLKEKGSSFDIASIYELDKVMGRGVGPDRISYGNTIKKSKDIRYFYEKGVRLYATDSEADLRNIAKAAPGSKVYVRILTEGSTTADWPLSRKFGCQTDMAMDLLILARDLGLVPYGISFHVGSQQRDISVWDAAIAKVKVIFERLKEEDGIELKLINMGGGFPANYITRTNSLETYAEEIIRFLKEDFGDDLPEIILEPGRSLIANAGILVSEVVLVARKSRTAVERWVYTDVGKFSGLIETMDEAIKFPIWTEKKGEVEEVVIAGPTCDSADIMYENYKYGLPLNLAIGDRLYWLSTGAYTTSYSAVEFNGFPPLKSFYI